A part of Melittangium boletus DSM 14713 genomic DNA contains:
- a CDS encoding sensor histidine kinase, translated as MRAPGLEEAPELHLKRINGRVKGFIFALVTLDVLVMMGAYWGHWKTFGIVLALGLTATGVNLLLTRDFFAEFSEAASSRETLRVGLNLVITAGYGHFTGWIFPVWFFLPLNSLWVRHALHPRHRAYMYVMFVAITLFALFEGSPPTVSITMLLLSVLITGTSGAYLELTAHTVGGLSRRQEELAHSLTELDLTHRRAREQERLSSLGMLAAGIAHEINNPMSYVKSNLHALQHELRGQAELPPGLREYAVEVLPETLEGVQRVCSIVADLRRFAKGDPEALIPYDLNEEVQTALRITRGRLQAHCDVEVSLEPLQPMLGHPRQISQVVVNLLLNAAQAMKRRGQVFVSTRPDGEDDVVLTVRDTGEGMGPDVLAHLFQPFFTTRPEGEGTGLGLAVVHGIITSHGGRVRVESTVGEGSTFVVRLPRVPPFTFTRQEPESPAENSETSGRVSQARAH; from the coding sequence ATGCGCGCACCAGGGCTAGAGGAAGCGCCCGAGCTACATCTGAAACGCATCAACGGGCGGGTGAAGGGCTTCATCTTCGCGCTGGTCACTCTCGACGTCCTGGTGATGATGGGCGCCTACTGGGGCCACTGGAAGACCTTCGGTATCGTCCTGGCCCTCGGCCTGACCGCGACGGGGGTGAACCTGCTGCTCACGCGCGACTTCTTCGCCGAGTTCTCCGAGGCGGCGAGTTCCCGGGAGACCCTGCGCGTGGGCCTCAACCTGGTGATCACCGCCGGCTATGGCCACTTCACCGGGTGGATCTTCCCCGTCTGGTTCTTCCTGCCCCTCAATAGCCTGTGGGTGCGCCATGCGCTCCATCCGCGGCATCGGGCCTACATGTACGTGATGTTCGTGGCCATCACGCTCTTCGCGCTGTTCGAGGGCAGCCCGCCCACGGTGTCCATCACCATGCTGCTCCTGTCCGTGCTCATCACCGGCACCTCGGGCGCCTACCTGGAGCTGACGGCGCACACGGTGGGAGGTCTGTCGCGGCGGCAGGAGGAACTCGCCCATTCGCTCACGGAGTTGGACCTGACGCACCGCCGGGCGCGCGAGCAGGAGCGGCTGAGCAGCCTGGGCATGCTCGCGGCGGGCATCGCGCACGAAATCAACAACCCGATGAGCTACGTGAAGAGCAACCTGCACGCGCTCCAGCATGAGCTGCGCGGCCAGGCGGAGCTCCCCCCGGGGTTGCGCGAGTACGCGGTCGAGGTGTTGCCGGAGACGCTCGAGGGGGTGCAGCGCGTGTGCTCCATCGTGGCGGATCTGCGCCGCTTCGCGAAGGGAGACCCCGAGGCCCTCATCCCGTATGACTTGAACGAGGAGGTGCAGACGGCCCTGCGCATCACCCGTGGACGCCTGCAGGCGCACTGCGACGTGGAGGTGTCGCTCGAGCCGCTCCAGCCGATGCTCGGCCACCCCCGGCAGATCTCCCAGGTGGTGGTCAACCTGCTGCTCAACGCCGCCCAGGCGATGAAGCGCCGGGGCCAGGTGTTCGTCTCCACGCGGCCGGATGGCGAGGACGACGTGGTGCTGACGGTGCGCGACACCGGGGAGGGCATGGGCCCGGACGTGCTCGCGCATCTCTTCCAGCCCTTCTTCACCACCCGGCCCGAGGGTGAGGGCACGGGGCTGGGGCTCGCGGTGGTGCACGGCATCATCACCTCCCATGGAGGCCGTGTGCGTGTGGAGAGCACCGTGGGCGAGGGCAGCACCTTCGTCGTCCGTCTGCCCCGGGTGCCGCCGTTCACGTTCACGCGGCAGGAGCCGGAATCCCCGGCCGAGAACTCCGAGACGTCCGGGCGCGTGTCGCAGGCGCGGGCTCACTGA
- a CDS encoding DNA methyltransferase encodes MTTDNPRAADAPSPGKRTVHCADALEWLAGQGVLTGCSLITSMPDLSEFPSFTLAEWKDWFVRTAGLVLSRCPDDGVTVFYQTDIKKDGTWVDKGYLVQKAAEQQGHALLWHKVVCRAPAGQVTFGRPAYSHLLCFSRGIRADLARSSADVLPQAGEVTWTRGMGVQACLAACRYVLANTPTRTIVDPFCGHGTVLAVANDLGLDAVGVELSNKRARKARALRMPLGDEAP; translated from the coding sequence ATGACCACGGACAACCCACGAGCGGCGGACGCCCCCTCCCCGGGCAAGCGGACGGTGCACTGCGCGGACGCGCTCGAGTGGCTCGCGGGCCAGGGCGTGCTCACCGGCTGCTCGCTCATCACCTCCATGCCGGACCTGTCCGAGTTCCCCTCCTTCACCCTCGCCGAGTGGAAGGACTGGTTCGTGCGCACCGCCGGGCTCGTGCTCTCGCGCTGCCCGGACGACGGCGTCACCGTCTTCTACCAGACCGACATCAAGAAGGACGGCACGTGGGTGGACAAGGGCTACCTCGTGCAGAAGGCGGCGGAACAGCAGGGGCACGCCCTGCTCTGGCACAAGGTGGTGTGCCGCGCGCCCGCGGGCCAGGTCACCTTCGGGCGGCCCGCGTATTCGCACCTCCTGTGCTTCTCGCGCGGCATCCGCGCCGACCTCGCGCGCTCCTCGGCCGATGTGCTCCCCCAGGCGGGCGAGGTGACGTGGACGCGCGGCATGGGCGTCCAGGCCTGTCTCGCCGCCTGTCGCTACGTGCTGGCCAACACCCCCACGCGCACCATCGTGGACCCCTTCTGCGGCCACGGCACGGTGCTCGCCGTGGCCAATGACCTGGGGCTGGACGCGGTGGGCGTGGAACTCAGCAACAAGCGGGCCCGCAAGGCCCGCGCCCTGCGCATGCCCCTGGGTGACGAAGCGCCCTGA
- a CDS encoding SDR family NAD(P)-dependent oxidoreductase, with product MGLPERPRAVITGAGSGLGRALCLELGRREGRMVVSDVNEAEARETVRRVGLAGGEAHAVVCDVTKPEQVEFLARETERLLGGVDLVVNNAGIAAAGEVGQLPLAQWKRVLDVNLWGVIHGCHSFVPLLRRQGSGHVLNIASAAGLMSAPYMGPYSASKAAVVSLSETLLAELKPQGIGVSVVCPMFFRTNIASTTSWSSDDEHSVRLRDMAARMVNDARVGPEEIARACLQGVERGDFYVVPMAMGRWVWRLKRLSPEAFAQGGRLITKFLRSRSSRVRR from the coding sequence ATGGGTCTTCCCGAGCGTCCTCGCGCCGTCATCACCGGGGCGGGCAGTGGTCTGGGCCGTGCGCTGTGTCTGGAGTTGGGGCGCCGTGAAGGGCGGATGGTGGTATCGGACGTGAACGAGGCGGAGGCGCGCGAGACGGTGCGCCGCGTGGGCCTGGCCGGGGGCGAGGCCCACGCGGTGGTCTGCGACGTGACGAAGCCCGAGCAGGTGGAGTTCCTGGCGCGAGAGACCGAGCGCCTCCTGGGCGGGGTGGACCTGGTGGTGAACAACGCTGGAATCGCGGCGGCGGGCGAGGTGGGCCAGCTGCCCCTGGCGCAGTGGAAGCGGGTGCTGGACGTGAACCTGTGGGGCGTCATCCACGGCTGCCACAGCTTCGTGCCGCTCCTGCGCCGGCAGGGCTCGGGCCACGTGTTGAACATCGCCTCGGCGGCGGGACTGATGTCGGCGCCGTACATGGGACCCTACAGCGCCTCCAAGGCGGCGGTGGTGTCGCTGTCCGAGACGCTGCTGGCGGAACTCAAGCCCCAGGGCATCGGCGTGTCGGTGGTGTGTCCGATGTTCTTCCGCACCAACATCGCCTCCACGACCTCGTGGTCCAGCGACGACGAGCACTCCGTGCGCCTGCGCGACATGGCGGCCCGGATGGTGAATGACGCGCGCGTGGGGCCCGAGGAGATCGCCCGGGCTTGCCTCCAGGGCGTGGAGCGCGGTGACTTCTACGTGGTGCCCATGGCGATGGGCCGGTGGGTCTGGCGGCTCAAGCGGCTGTCGCCCGAGGCGTTCGCCCAGGGCGGACGCCTCATCACGAAGTTCCTCCGCTCGCGATCGAGCCGCGTCCGGCGGTGA